A genome region from Panthera uncia isolate 11264 chromosome A3 unlocalized genomic scaffold, Puncia_PCG_1.0 HiC_scaffold_11, whole genome shotgun sequence includes the following:
- the LOC125936360 gene encoding 60S ribosomal protein L21-like — MATCNPHFTSIRGHPCGRNRHLPVIRQNDQHKGKRRGTRYMFSGPFRKHGVVPLATYMRIYKKGGIVDIKGMGAVPKRTPHKCHRGKTGRVYSVTQHAVGIVGNRHVKGKILAKRTNVRVEHIKHSKSRDSFLKRVKENGQKKKEATEKGTWVQPNCQPAPPREAHFVRTNGKEPELLDPIPYEFVA; from the coding sequence cctTGCGGCCGGAACCGCCATCTTCCAGTAATTCGCCAAAACGACCAAcacaagggaaagaggagaggtacTCGCTATATGTTCTCTGGGCCTTTTAGAAAACATGGAGTTGTTCCTTTGGCAACATACATGCGAATCTACAAGAAAGGTGGTATTGTGGACATCAAGGGAATGGGCGCTGTTCCAAAAAGAACGCCCCACAAATGTCACCGTGGCAAAACCGGAAGAGTCTACAGTGTTACCCAGCATGCTGTTGGCATTGTTGGAAACAGACACGTGAAGGGCAAGATTCTTGCTAAGAGAACTAATGTACGTGTTGAGCACATTAAGCACTCCAAGAGCCGGGATAGCTTCCTGAAGCGTGTGAAGGAAAATggtcagaaaaagaaggaagccacGGAGAAAGGTACTTGGGTTCAACCGAActgccagcctgccccacccaGAGAAGCACACTTTGTGAGAACCAATGGAAAGGAGCCTGAGCTATTGGACCCCATTCCCTATGAATTCGTGGcatga